The Papaver somniferum cultivar HN1 chromosome 3, ASM357369v1, whole genome shotgun sequence genome includes a region encoding these proteins:
- the LOC113362007 gene encoding uncharacterized protein LOC113362007 encodes MYHHLKFIMKTTKRAMMTNSSTRLDRRPSLSKISYTIFTVVFLFLFVCVWLSITEVQFEVLKKLSVPMYSFTSSNTSLIEENSTQITPPDMRILLGVSTLPNSYNRRHFLRLVYGIQSPKGARVDLKFIFCHLTNDDQRVLIALEIMRYDDIIILNCEENMNRGKTYTYFSSLPEMFNNTEEQNGKYPPYDFVVKADDDTYFRLESLVESLKPLPKEDLYYGFVIPCSSMDPFKHYMSGMGFLVSWDIVEWIRTAATAREHLVGPEDRVFGDWMRRGKRGQNRFNAKWSMYNYPQPPSPCAHDLVPDTIAVHLLKNDEKWIKTLKFFNVTDNLKPSKLYHLS; translated from the coding sequence ATGTACCACCATCTGAAATTTATCATGAAGACGACGAAGCGGGCGATGATGACAAACTCATCAACAAGATTGGACCGGCGGCCTTCGTTATCGAAGATTTCATATACCATCTTCACCGTTGTTTTCCTTTTCTTGTTCGTTTGTGTTTGGTTGTCAATCACAGAAGTTCAGTTCGAGGTTTTGAAGAAGCTCTCTGTCCCCATGTATTCATTTACATCTTCTAATACTTCACTAATCGAAGAAAATTCTACTCAGATAACACCTCCCGACATGCGAATACTTCTCGGAGTCTCAACGTTACCGAACAGTTACAACCGTCGCCATTTTCTTCGACTTGTTTATGGTATTCAATCCCCAAAAGGAGCTCGAGTCGATTTAAAGTTTATCTTTTGCCACTTAACAAACGACGATCAAAGAGTTCTTATTGCGCTTGAGATTATGAGGTACGACGATATTATTATACTCAACTGTGAAGAGAATATGAACAGAGGTAAAACATACACTTATTTTTCGAGCTTACCGGAGATGTTCAACAATACGGAGGAACAAAATGGCAAATATCCACCGTACGATTTCGTCGTGAAAGCAGACGACGACACGTATTTCCGATTAGAAAGTTTAGTAGAGTCGCTGAAACCATTACCTAAAGAAGATTTATATTATGGATTTGTAATTCCATGTTCAAGTATGGATCCATTTAAACATTATATGTCAGGGATGGGATTTCTAGTTTCATGGGATATAGTCGAATGGATTCGGACTGCGGCCACTGCAAGAGAGCATTTAGTAGGGCCAGAAGATAGAGTTTTTGGAGATTGGATGCGAAGGGGGAAGCGAGGGCAGAATCGATTCAACGCGAAATGGTCGATGTATAATTATCCACAACCTCCCTCACCTTGTGCACACGATCTTGTGCCCGATACAATTGCAGTTCATCTTCTCAAAAATGATGAAAAGTGGATCaaaactttgaagtttttcaatgTTACTGATAATCTCAAACCATCTAAACTGTATCATCTGAGTTAA